The following are encoded together in the Dyella terrae genome:
- a CDS encoding MFS transporter, translating into MSTIATSPSWRELLSGRNGTRCLALAGGTALHAINIYMVTTLMPSTVAEIGGMAYYAWNTTLFVIASIVGASAAAPLARRWGSKNAYLSSLMAFVLGTVICAMAGDMPTLLAGRTLQGLGGGVLVSLAYVLIREVFEPGLWPRAMGLVSAMWGIATLSGPAIGGVFAQWGHWRDAFWSLLPVAAVLAVVVIRWLPAGARSDEPFRLPGLRLLLLTLSALVISLASLSHAAMWQVLGVAAGLLLAAPIAWLDRRASLRLLPALAYQPSRLRAIYAVMAALVIGSNAEIFVPYFLQVVHGHGPLAAGYLTAVMAGGWSFGSMISAGRGARFAAWAMRSGPWLMALALVWLGLMLRQTQGFADGIGLALLCMAMAGVGLGIGLAWPHLLSSLLSSVPAEDGALASASISTVQLYAMALGAAMAGLIVNAAGLSDPGGLEGARRAVPWLFGSFALLALAGLPAARRAAAR; encoded by the coding sequence ATGTCCACCATCGCCACATCTCCCAGTTGGCGCGAATTGCTCAGCGGCCGCAACGGCACGCGTTGCCTGGCGCTGGCCGGCGGCACCGCATTGCACGCCATCAACATCTACATGGTTACCACGCTGATGCCATCCACCGTGGCCGAGATCGGCGGCATGGCGTACTACGCGTGGAACACCACGCTGTTCGTGATCGCATCCATCGTTGGCGCAAGCGCTGCCGCTCCGCTGGCGCGGCGATGGGGTAGCAAAAACGCCTACCTGTCGTCGTTGATGGCGTTCGTGCTGGGTACGGTCATTTGCGCCATGGCGGGTGACATGCCGACGCTTCTGGCCGGGCGTACGTTGCAGGGTCTTGGCGGCGGCGTACTGGTGTCGCTCGCTTACGTGTTGATTCGCGAAGTGTTCGAGCCAGGGTTGTGGCCGCGGGCGATGGGCCTGGTGTCGGCGATGTGGGGCATTGCCACCTTGTCCGGCCCGGCCATTGGTGGCGTCTTTGCGCAGTGGGGCCACTGGCGCGATGCCTTCTGGTCGCTGCTGCCTGTGGCCGCCGTGCTGGCTGTGGTGGTGATTCGCTGGCTGCCGGCCGGCGCGCGCAGCGACGAGCCGTTCCGCTTGCCTGGCCTGCGCCTGCTGTTGCTGACGTTATCGGCGCTGGTCATTTCGTTGGCCAGCCTCAGCCATGCTGCTATGTGGCAGGTGCTGGGTGTCGCCGCTGGCTTGTTGCTGGCGGCGCCCATTGCGTGGCTGGATCGGCGCGCTTCGTTGCGCCTGCTGCCTGCGCTGGCCTACCAGCCATCCCGGCTTCGCGCGATCTACGCGGTCATGGCCGCGCTGGTGATTGGCAGTAACGCCGAGATCTTTGTGCCGTATTTCCTGCAGGTCGTGCACGGGCACGGGCCGCTGGCGGCCGGCTATCTCACCGCGGTGATGGCGGGAGGGTGGAGCTTTGGATCCATGATCAGCGCCGGACGTGGCGCGCGCTTCGCGGCCTGGGCCATGCGCAGCGGCCCATGGTTGATGGCCTTGGCGCTCGTATGGCTTGGCCTGATGTTGCGACAGACGCAGGGCTTTGCCGATGGCATCGGGCTGGCACTGCTGTGCATGGCGATGGCGGGCGTGGGTCTTGGCATCGGCCTGGCCTGGCCGCATTTGCTGAGCAGCCTGCTGTCCAGCGTGCCCGCCGAGGACGGCGCACTCGCTTCCGCCTCCATTTCCACGGTGCAGTTGTATGCGATGGCGTTGGGTGCGGCGATGGCTGGTCTCATCGTCAATGCCGCAGGTTTGAGTGATCCGGGTGGTCTGGAAGGCGCACGCCGCGCCGTTCCCTGGCTGTTCGGCAGTTTTGCCCTGCTGGCACTGGCCGGCCTGCCAGCGGCGCGTCGCGCGGCGGCGCGTTGA
- a CDS encoding GNAT family N-acetyltransferase: protein MHNPSVLSFRVAIGHDVAAVVSLVESAYRGESGQRGWTTESHLLDGQRTDVENVAELIGSDGSLVLLAEQGGELVACCHIERQDTSGYFGMFAVNPLLQRAGLGRAVLAEAERLARETWHATSMRMSVIEQREELIAWYERRGYRLTGETRPFPYGQPRFGIPRRDDLRFVWLSKPLDEVTA, encoded by the coding sequence ATGCACAACCCTTCCGTTCTCAGCTTTCGCGTGGCAATCGGCCACGATGTCGCGGCGGTCGTCTCCTTGGTCGAGTCCGCCTATCGCGGCGAATCCGGCCAGCGCGGCTGGACCACCGAATCCCACCTGCTTGATGGGCAGCGCACCGATGTCGAGAACGTCGCCGAGCTGATCGGCTCTGACGGTAGCCTGGTGCTGCTGGCGGAACAGGGCGGCGAGCTGGTGGCCTGTTGCCATATCGAGCGGCAGGACACGTCCGGTTATTTCGGCATGTTTGCCGTCAACCCTCTGTTGCAGCGTGCGGGCCTTGGCCGTGCCGTGCTGGCGGAGGCCGAGCGCCTCGCCAGGGAGACGTGGCATGCCACGTCGATGCGCATGTCGGTGATCGAGCAGCGCGAGGAACTGATTGCCTGGTACGAGCGCCGCGGCTACCGGCTTACCGGCGAGACGCGTCCGTTCCCCTACGGGCAGCCGCGTTTTGGCATTCCACGGCGTGACGACCTGCGCTTCGTATGGTTGAGCAAGCCGCTGGACGAGGTGACGGCGTGA
- a CDS encoding response regulator transcription factor, translated as MRILIVEDDRETAAHIAAGLHASATHIDSAHDGYAGLTMAARERYDVIIVDRMLPRLDGVSMVRELRHAGRETPVLMVSALGEVNDRVEGLNAGADDYLTKPFAMIELRARFAALSRRPHMTDHATLLRAADLELDRITREVRRAGQPLELQPREFRLLEYLMMHQGRVVTRSMLLEHVWEFHFDPQTSVIETHISRLRNKIDRDFERELLHTVRGAGYCLRVED; from the coding sequence ATGAGAATCCTTATCGTGGAAGATGACCGCGAGACCGCCGCGCACATCGCCGCCGGCCTCCACGCCAGCGCCACGCACATCGACAGCGCGCATGACGGTTATGCGGGCCTCACCATGGCTGCGCGCGAACGCTATGACGTGATCATTGTCGACCGCATGCTGCCCCGCCTCGACGGCGTATCGATGGTGCGAGAGTTGCGCCATGCCGGCCGTGAAACGCCGGTGCTCATGGTCTCCGCACTGGGGGAAGTGAACGATCGCGTCGAAGGCCTCAACGCCGGTGCCGACGACTACCTGACCAAGCCTTTCGCCATGATCGAACTGCGTGCCCGCTTCGCCGCGCTGTCGCGCAGGCCGCATATGACGGACCATGCGACGCTACTACGTGCCGCCGATCTCGAACTTGACCGCATCACGCGCGAGGTACGGCGTGCGGGCCAGCCACTCGAATTGCAGCCCAGGGAATTTCGCCTGCTGGAATACCTGATGATGCACCAGGGCCGCGTGGTGACACGCAGCATGCTGCTCGAACATGTATGGGAGTTCCACTTCGATCCGCAGACCAGTGTGATCGAGACGCACATCAGCCGCTTGCGCAACAAGATCGATCGCGACTTCGAGCGGGAGTTGCTGCATACCGTGCGCGGCGCCGGGTATTGCCTGCGTGTCGAGGATTAA
- a CDS encoding YncE family protein, whose amino-acid sequence MNKSSLRWMPHALWLAAALAAPSMAAAPDMPYAVTQHYTLGGPGGWDYLSLDAASHRLFIARDDRVMVVDATTGKLQGEVPGMQHAHGVALLPAKHQAFVSNGHGDNVTVVDTDALKVTGHIAISGKDPDAIVFDDASGHLLTMNGHSSNISVIDVQTAKELTTIAVPGRPEFAVSDGTGQLFLNLEDKSQLVRVDLANRKVLNVWPLAPCDGPTGLALDKANHRLFSVCANGWMIVTDANDGHQVAKVAISKDPDAVVFDAQRKVVLSPGEEGQLSVVVQDDADHYHLVGNLPTQPSARTLVLDPQTHTVYLAAATAAAKGKAVEGFGVLVVSPR is encoded by the coding sequence ATGAACAAGTCTTCTCTCCGTTGGATGCCGCACGCGCTGTGGCTGGCTGCCGCGCTGGCCGCGCCCTCCATGGCTGCCGCTCCCGACATGCCGTATGCAGTGACCCAGCACTACACGCTGGGTGGTCCGGGTGGCTGGGACTATCTCAGTCTCGATGCGGCCTCGCATCGCCTGTTCATTGCCCGCGACGATAGGGTGATGGTGGTCGACGCCACAACGGGCAAGTTGCAGGGTGAGGTTCCGGGCATGCAGCACGCGCACGGCGTAGCGCTGCTTCCCGCGAAGCATCAGGCTTTCGTGAGCAACGGACACGGCGACAACGTGACGGTGGTGGATACGGATGCGCTCAAGGTCACCGGCCACATCGCCATCAGCGGCAAGGACCCGGACGCCATCGTGTTCGACGATGCCTCGGGCCATTTGCTGACCATGAATGGGCACAGCAGCAACATCAGCGTGATCGATGTGCAGACTGCCAAAGAGCTGACGACCATCGCGGTGCCGGGGCGGCCGGAATTCGCGGTGAGCGATGGCACGGGACAGCTGTTCCTCAATCTCGAGGACAAGAGCCAGCTCGTGCGGGTGGACCTTGCCAACAGGAAAGTGTTGAACGTGTGGCCGCTGGCGCCGTGCGATGGTCCGACCGGCCTCGCGTTGGACAAGGCCAATCACCGGCTGTTCTCGGTGTGTGCCAACGGCTGGATGATCGTGACGGATGCCAACGACGGTCATCAGGTGGCCAAGGTGGCGATCAGCAAGGATCCGGATGCCGTGGTGTTCGATGCACAGCGCAAGGTGGTACTCAGCCCGGGTGAAGAGGGCCAGCTCAGCGTCGTCGTGCAGGACGATGCGGACCACTATCACCTGGTGGGCAACCTGCCGACGCAGCCGAGCGCGCGGACGCTGGTGCTCGATCCGCAGACACATACCGTTTACCTCGCCGCGGCCACCGCTGCCGCCAAGGGCAAGGCAGTGGAAGGGTTTGGTGTGCTGGTGGTGAGCCCGCGCTGA
- a CDS encoding TonB-dependent receptor, translating to MAAKRAGSILVGVAALTGASMAHAAGFASLKGIIENDHHPVAGAQVALSELNRSVVTGKDGTYELEGVEPGNYNLVVSADGQSPVQRQVMLHAGQTIEQDVELGSAAKTLQALKVTAQTTPLDMARSIQQEAPNLVNVQPATEIRKLPDVNAAEAVRRIPGISLESDTGEGRFINIRGLDADLNGATFDGVRLPPTNPASPMGGGRAVAFDSIPTGLIGAITVTKTNTPDQDAEALGGTIEITPKQVPPGKDQFLELELGTGLESLRDTPIKDYQVSGGSRFGPGNAFSFIGTLAYYEDKRGVDDIEGSYADDQANGTPDKVMNDFEQRRYQYHRRRIGYGGELNYQPDDDNRWYVRYFKAGYTESVNRQRLTYNMFGGGTGSVTVDPSNPNGFIDPNVTYDKTLRDERETIATRVASIGGENHFHDFNIDYLLAATYGTYNKPHDYNSTFANPNTYTVAYDNISDPRYPRFNPLNGNPLDPSAYTLSDFQNSTEHDHTQEYTGAFNVTIPTSWFEGGDENVKFGVSARKKDRHSEITSFNAVPPALAMTQFIGGKPVTFYDGHYQNGPNLYAAGLRDLYVNNQGLFPEANPLADQQAEAQGASNGKESVYAVYGQYQFKPVEKLDILAGVRWERTVGAYGGNEVLLDPSTGAFAGATPISVGHSYNNFFPTVQLRYEFAESLIGRAVYSKTIARPGFNQLTTSTLIDPSSDSVTQGNPNLKPTTSDNFDLSLEYYLDNGGIASAGVFDKELSNYIINKEEQGVTFPNNGLFAGFTGAAKVYTFANINSAHARGIELNYQQKFSTLPGWLAGFGVGANYTYVDSSGEIRPGEHSQLPSTSRNTGNFMLFYDLGGFSANIGAYYVSKDIFGVGSSSATDVWSQPRFSLDLGATYAFDDQWSVFFNAKNLTNTRLKFTEGPAADRPIQREFYGQTYMAGVRFKL from the coding sequence ATGGCAGCAAAACGTGCAGGCAGCATTCTTGTGGGCGTCGCTGCATTGACCGGTGCGAGCATGGCTCACGCGGCTGGCTTCGCCTCCCTCAAAGGCATCATTGAAAACGACCATCATCCGGTGGCCGGCGCACAGGTGGCGCTGAGCGAACTGAACCGCAGCGTGGTGACCGGGAAAGACGGCACGTACGAGCTGGAAGGTGTCGAGCCCGGCAACTACAACCTGGTGGTCAGCGCCGACGGGCAGTCGCCCGTGCAACGGCAGGTGATGCTGCACGCCGGTCAGACGATTGAGCAGGATGTGGAACTGGGTAGCGCTGCGAAGACACTGCAGGCGTTGAAGGTGACGGCACAGACCACGCCGCTGGACATGGCGCGCAGCATCCAGCAGGAGGCGCCCAACCTGGTGAACGTGCAGCCCGCCACCGAGATCCGCAAGCTGCCCGACGTGAATGCAGCCGAGGCTGTGCGCCGTATTCCCGGTATTTCGCTGGAAAGCGACACGGGCGAGGGGCGCTTCATCAATATCCGCGGCTTGGACGCCGACCTCAACGGTGCCACCTTCGACGGCGTGCGTCTGCCGCCGACCAACCCAGCATCACCGATGGGTGGTGGTCGCGCGGTGGCCTTCGACTCGATCCCTACAGGTCTGATCGGCGCCATCACCGTGACCAAGACCAACACGCCGGACCAGGATGCCGAAGCCCTGGGCGGCACGATCGAGATCACGCCCAAGCAGGTACCGCCGGGCAAGGACCAGTTCCTTGAGCTGGAGCTTGGCACCGGTCTCGAGAGCCTGCGCGACACGCCGATCAAGGACTATCAGGTGTCCGGCGGCAGCCGCTTCGGGCCCGGCAATGCCTTCAGCTTCATCGGCACCCTGGCGTACTACGAAGACAAGCGCGGCGTCGACGACATCGAAGGCTCGTACGCGGACGACCAGGCCAATGGTACGCCCGACAAGGTGATGAACGACTTCGAGCAGCGGCGTTACCAGTACCACCGGCGCCGCATCGGCTACGGCGGCGAACTGAACTACCAGCCTGACGATGACAATCGATGGTACGTGCGCTACTTCAAGGCAGGCTATACCGAGTCGGTGAACCGCCAGCGCCTGACCTACAACATGTTCGGTGGCGGCACGGGTTCGGTGACGGTCGATCCGTCCAACCCCAATGGCTTCATCGACCCCAACGTCACCTACGACAAGACGCTGCGCGATGAGCGCGAAACCATCGCCACGCGCGTGGCCTCCATCGGCGGCGAGAACCATTTCCACGACTTCAATATCGATTACCTGCTGGCCGCAACCTACGGCACGTACAACAAGCCGCACGACTACAACAGTACGTTCGCCAACCCCAATACCTATACGGTGGCTTACGACAACATCAGCGATCCGCGTTACCCTCGTTTCAATCCGCTCAATGGCAACCCGCTGGATCCGTCGGCCTATACGCTGTCCGATTTCCAGAACAGCACCGAGCACGACCACACGCAGGAATACACCGGCGCGTTCAACGTCACCATCCCCACCAGCTGGTTCGAGGGCGGCGACGAGAACGTCAAGTTCGGCGTAAGCGCGCGCAAGAAGGATCGCCACAGCGAGATCACGAGTTTCAACGCCGTGCCCCCGGCACTAGCGATGACGCAGTTCATCGGCGGCAAGCCAGTGACGTTCTACGACGGGCACTATCAGAACGGCCCTAACCTGTATGCGGCGGGCTTGCGCGACCTCTACGTGAACAACCAGGGTTTGTTCCCCGAGGCGAATCCGCTAGCCGACCAGCAGGCCGAGGCGCAGGGCGCGTCCAATGGCAAGGAAAGTGTCTACGCCGTGTACGGCCAGTATCAGTTCAAGCCAGTCGAAAAGCTGGACATTCTCGCTGGCGTGCGCTGGGAGCGCACCGTGGGGGCCTATGGCGGCAACGAAGTGCTGCTCGATCCGAGCACGGGTGCGTTTGCTGGCGCGACGCCGATTTCGGTGGGCCACAGTTACAACAATTTCTTCCCGACGGTGCAGCTCCGCTATGAGTTCGCGGAGTCGCTGATCGGCCGCGCGGTCTACTCCAAGACCATTGCCCGTCCGGGCTTCAACCAGCTCACCACCTCGACGCTGATCGATCCTTCGTCGGACAGCGTCACGCAGGGCAATCCCAACCTGAAGCCCACCACCAGCGACAACTTTGACCTGTCGCTGGAGTACTACCTCGACAACGGCGGCATCGCGTCGGCGGGCGTGTTCGACAAGGAGTTGAGCAACTACATCATCAACAAAGAAGAGCAGGGCGTGACGTTCCCGAACAACGGGTTGTTCGCCGGCTTTACCGGTGCGGCCAAGGTGTACACCTTCGCCAACATCAACAGCGCGCACGCCCGCGGCATCGAGCTGAACTATCAGCAGAAGTTCTCTACGTTGCCTGGATGGCTGGCCGGCTTTGGTGTGGGTGCGAACTACACCTATGTGGATTCCAGTGGCGAGATCCGTCCCGGCGAGCACTCGCAGCTGCCGTCGACGTCGCGAAATACCGGCAACTTCATGCTGTTCTACGACCTGGGCGGCTTCAGCGCGAACATCGGCGCGTACTACGTGAGCAAGGACATCTTCGGTGTCGGCAGTTCGTCGGCCACCGACGTCTGGTCGCAGCCGCGCTTCTCGCTGGACCTGGGGGCGACGTATGCCTTCGACGACCAGTGGTCGGTGTTCTTCAACGCCAAGAATCTCACCAACACCCGCCTGAAGTTCACCGAAGGTCCGGCGGCCGATCGCCCGATCCAGCGTGAGTTCTATGGCCAGACCTACATGGCCGGCGTCCGTTTCAAGCTCTGA
- a CDS encoding sensor histidine kinase — protein MSRINPLRTAAFRMTLIQASLFAVLVAALLGIAWWSVSDYAEAQLRANVKTDMASLLQAAADRTLDMQIRQRVAVMPVGPDYYLLADAAGNRIAGNLRYHPSVAGWQTVPLQGALGKDNSDADEVHLYATRLPDGRWLVAGSDNRSVVELSELLSRRFLEIGISALLLVLLTGGISGWLYMRRIDALGELAERALEGEADFVIARSGKNDEFDRLANRFHRMLTRMHVLMDGMRQVSNDIAHDLRTPLMRMRQRLESGSNPHANEMGLRDSLQRALTEVDDLLATFRALLRIASVESRQRRSGFDELDLSALFDALAETYRPVAEDLGQQLSANIEAGRRLRGDQALLTQMLANLIENALHHTPAGSRIHLDLQSSADRLIGRVTDSGSGIPVADRERVLRRFVRLDSSRSTPGSGLGLALVSAVADLHGIQLSLRDADPGLTVELDFPLAA, from the coding sequence GTGTCGAGGATTAACCCCTTACGTACCGCCGCGTTCCGCATGACGCTGATCCAGGCATCGTTGTTCGCGGTATTGGTGGCCGCCCTGCTCGGGATCGCATGGTGGAGCGTCAGCGACTATGCCGAGGCTCAGCTGCGCGCCAACGTCAAGACCGACATGGCCAGCCTGCTTCAGGCGGCGGCAGATCGCACGCTGGACATGCAGATCCGCCAGCGCGTGGCTGTCATGCCGGTGGGACCGGACTATTACCTGCTCGCCGATGCCGCTGGCAACCGCATCGCCGGCAATCTGCGTTACCACCCGAGCGTTGCCGGCTGGCAGACGGTACCTCTCCAGGGCGCCTTGGGCAAAGACAACAGCGACGCCGACGAAGTACATCTCTACGCAACGCGCCTGCCCGATGGCCGCTGGCTGGTTGCCGGTAGCGACAACCGCAGCGTGGTGGAGCTGAGCGAGTTGCTGAGTCGCCGCTTCCTGGAGATCGGCATTTCCGCGTTGCTGCTCGTGCTCCTGACCGGCGGCATCAGCGGCTGGCTCTACATGCGCCGCATCGATGCACTGGGCGAGCTTGCCGAGCGCGCACTGGAGGGCGAAGCGGATTTCGTCATCGCACGCTCCGGCAAGAATGACGAATTCGACCGGCTGGCCAATCGCTTCCATCGCATGCTCACCCGCATGCACGTGCTGATGGACGGGATGCGCCAGGTGTCCAACGACATCGCCCACGACCTGCGCACGCCGCTGATGCGCATGCGCCAGCGCCTGGAGTCCGGCAGTAACCCTCACGCCAACGAAATGGGGCTGCGCGACAGCCTGCAACGCGCGCTTACCGAGGTGGACGATCTGCTGGCCACCTTCCGCGCGTTGTTGCGCATCGCCAGCGTGGAGTCCCGCCAACGCCGCTCGGGGTTCGACGAACTCGACCTGTCCGCACTGTTCGACGCACTGGCGGAAACCTACCGGCCCGTCGCCGAAGACCTCGGCCAGCAACTGTCGGCGAATATCGAAGCGGGGCGACGCCTGCGCGGCGACCAGGCGCTGCTGACCCAGATGCTGGCCAATCTGATCGAGAACGCGCTGCACCACACCCCGGCGGGTTCACGCATCCATCTGGACCTGCAGAGCAGCGCTGATCGCCTCATCGGCCGCGTCACCGACTCGGGCTCCGGCATTCCCGTCGCGGACCGCGAACGCGTGCTGCGGCGCTTCGTGCGCCTGGACAGCAGTCGCAGTACCCCAGGCAGTGGCCTGGGCCTGGCGCTGGTCAGTGCCGTCGCTGACCTGCATGGAATACAGCTTTCGCTGCGCGATGCGGATCCAGGGCTGACGGTGGAGCTGGACTTCCCTCTCGCCGCCTGA
- a CDS encoding helix-turn-helix transcriptional regulator produces the protein MENRSEATAERILFQLKTVGPQGTAALADDLGLTTEAVRQQVQKLAEAGLIAGEAERGSGAGRPRQCWALTQAGHARFPDTHAQLAVELIDSMRTLFGDAGVDRLIDARRDDSRRHYIDHLGSARTTGERVRRLAELREREGYMARAERDGRDWLLIEDHCPICAAARACQGFCRSELMLFQDVLGPEVQVTREQHLLTGGRRCTYRITRR, from the coding sequence TTGGAAAATAGATCCGAGGCCACAGCCGAACGCATCCTGTTCCAGCTCAAGACCGTCGGCCCGCAAGGCACTGCGGCGCTGGCCGATGACCTGGGTCTAACCACGGAAGCCGTGCGCCAGCAGGTGCAGAAATTAGCGGAAGCAGGCCTGATCGCCGGCGAAGCCGAGCGCGGCAGTGGCGCCGGGCGTCCGCGCCAATGTTGGGCACTGACCCAAGCCGGGCACGCACGCTTCCCGGATACCCACGCACAACTGGCGGTCGAGCTGATCGATTCCATGCGCACACTGTTCGGTGACGCGGGCGTCGACCGCCTGATCGACGCCCGCCGCGACGACAGCCGGCGCCATTACATCGATCATCTGGGCAGCGCACGCACCACCGGCGAACGCGTTCGGCGCTTGGCCGAACTGCGCGAACGCGAAGGCTACATGGCGCGAGCGGAGCGCGACGGCCGCGACTGGCTGCTCATCGAGGACCACTGCCCCATCTGCGCGGCGGCCCGCGCGTGCCAGGGCTTTTGCCGCAGCGAGCTGATGTTGTTCCAGGATGTGCTCGGCCCGGAAGTGCAGGTCACACGTGAACAGCATCTGCTGACGGGTGGACGACGCTGCACCTACCGCATCACCCGCCGCTGA
- a CDS encoding M13 family metallopeptidase, which produces MKNRIVKPLALAVGLSLCTAALAAPSGSFDVKELDTGKNVCNDFNGFVNAKWLAANPIPADRTRWGSFDALREDSLNVQHGIVDKAAKDAATAKPGSIEQKIGYFYASGMDEAAIEKAGFDPIKPELARIDGLKSGKDIASYITENYAKGNPVAFRLYGNADFKDSSRQIAYANQGGLGLPTADYYSKPDFEKIRTEYVAHIARTLQLVGVSDADAQKQAKTVMALETRLAAASLVPTELRQPENRYHYISITDADKVTPHFEWAAFFKAQGADVKDGFSLSQPKFFAEFDKMLADVPVNDWQAYLRFHAIDAASPYLSKPFQQEDFAFNAQTLNGQKEMKSRWKRTLDSVEGGMGMALGQLYVTQTFSPESKARAEQLVGDLRAAYKTRIENLPWMSDATKKKALEKWATFTPKIGYPDKWRDWSGLTIKSDSSYFENVQAADQFNYAYMIGKIGKPVDRTEWGMTPQTVNAYYNSLKNEIVFPAAILQSPFFDAKADDALNYGGIGAVIGHEMGHGYDDQGSKFDAQGNNVNWWTDEDRKAFEARTDLLADQFNHYEALPGKFVNGKLTMGENIGDLGGLNAAYDALQMALARNPAEAKKKIDGYTQDQRFFLNWARVWRGSIRPEAQLTLLNTDPHAPAQFRAIGAPSNMLAFAQAFQCKAGDTMVRPADKQVKIW; this is translated from the coding sequence ATGAAGAACCGCATTGTGAAACCGCTCGCGCTTGCCGTGGGCCTGAGCCTGTGCACCGCTGCACTGGCCGCCCCCTCCGGCTCCTTCGACGTGAAGGAACTGGACACCGGCAAGAACGTCTGTAACGACTTCAACGGCTTCGTCAATGCGAAATGGCTCGCCGCCAACCCGATTCCCGCCGACCGCACACGCTGGGGTTCGTTCGATGCGTTGCGCGAAGACAGCCTGAATGTGCAGCACGGCATCGTGGATAAAGCCGCCAAGGATGCCGCGACCGCCAAACCCGGCTCTATCGAGCAGAAGATTGGCTACTTCTATGCCTCGGGCATGGATGAAGCTGCCATCGAGAAGGCGGGCTTTGATCCCATCAAGCCCGAACTGGCACGCATCGACGGCCTGAAGAGCGGCAAGGACATCGCAAGCTACATCACGGAAAACTACGCCAAGGGCAACCCGGTGGCGTTCCGTTTGTATGGCAACGCGGACTTCAAGGATTCCAGCCGCCAGATTGCCTACGCCAACCAGGGTGGCCTGGGCTTGCCAACCGCCGACTACTACAGCAAGCCGGATTTCGAAAAGATCCGCACCGAATACGTGGCGCACATCGCCCGCACGCTGCAACTGGTCGGCGTGAGCGACGCGGATGCGCAGAAGCAGGCCAAGACCGTGATGGCGCTGGAAACCCGTCTCGCTGCTGCCTCACTGGTGCCCACCGAACTGCGCCAGCCGGAAAATCGCTACCACTACATCAGCATCACCGATGCCGACAAAGTAACGCCGCACTTCGAATGGGCTGCGTTCTTCAAGGCCCAGGGTGCCGATGTGAAGGACGGCTTCTCGTTGTCACAGCCGAAATTCTTCGCCGAGTTCGACAAGATGCTGGCCGACGTCCCGGTGAACGACTGGCAGGCCTACCTGCGCTTCCACGCCATCGACGCGGCGTCACCGTACCTGTCCAAGCCATTCCAACAGGAAGATTTCGCCTTCAACGCGCAAACGCTCAACGGCCAGAAGGAAATGAAGTCACGCTGGAAGCGCACGCTGGACAGCGTAGAAGGCGGCATGGGCATGGCATTGGGCCAGCTCTATGTGACACAGACCTTCTCACCGGAATCGAAAGCGCGTGCTGAACAATTGGTCGGCGATCTGCGCGCCGCCTACAAGACGCGCATCGAAAACTTGCCATGGATGAGCGACGCCACCAAGAAGAAAGCGCTGGAGAAGTGGGCCACCTTCACGCCCAAGATCGGCTACCCGGACAAGTGGCGTGACTGGAGCGGCCTGACCATCAAGTCCGACAGCAGCTACTTCGAGAATGTGCAGGCCGCCGACCAGTTCAACTACGCCTACATGATCGGCAAGATCGGCAAGCCGGTGGACCGCACCGAATGGGGCATGACGCCGCAAACGGTGAACGCGTATTACAACTCGCTGAAGAATGAGATCGTGTTCCCCGCCGCCATCCTGCAGTCGCCGTTCTTCGACGCCAAGGCGGATGATGCACTCAACTACGGCGGCATCGGCGCGGTAATCGGCCATGAGATGGGCCACGGCTACGACGACCAGGGCAGCAAGTTCGATGCGCAGGGCAACAACGTGAACTGGTGGACCGACGAAGATCGCAAGGCTTTCGAAGCGCGCACCGATCTGCTCGCCGACCAGTTCAACCACTACGAAGCGCTGCCTGGCAAGTTCGTCAACGGCAAGCTGACCATGGGCGAGAACATCGGTGACCTCGGTGGCCTCAACGCCGCGTACGACGCGTTGCAGATGGCGCTCGCCCGCAACCCGGCCGAAGCGAAGAAGAAGATCGACGGCTACACGCAGGACCAGCGCTTCTTCCTCAATTGGGCGCGCGTATGGCGCGGAAGCATCCGTCCAGAGGCACAACTCACCTTGCTCAACACCGATCCGCACGCACCGGCGCAGTTCCGCGCCATTGGTGCACCCTCGAATATGCTGGCGTTCGCGCAGGCATTCCAATGCAAGGCCGGTGACACCATGGTCCGCCCGGCCGATAAGCAAGTGAAGATCTGGTAA